Proteins from one Chroococcidiopsis sp. CCMEE 29 genomic window:
- a CDS encoding helix-turn-helix transcriptional regulator: MKQLRERKNLRTVDVASRVGVAESTVRNWEYGKTLPKLRIDQFKELLKLYECSFDDLWLAVKKSKAINTDS; encoded by the coding sequence ATGAAACAGTTGCGAGAGAGAAAGAATCTTCGTACTGTTGATGTCGCTAGCCGGGTTGGAGTGGCAGAATCAACAGTACGAAATTGGGAGTATGGCAAAACTCTTCCGAAGCTTCGGATTGATCAGTTCAAGGAATTGCTCAAGCTTTATGAGTGTAGTTTCGATGATTTATGGTTAGCCGTGAAGAAGTCGAAGGCTATCAATACAGATAGCTGA
- the ndhL gene encoding NAD(P)H-quinone oxidoreductase subunit L → MVVALLYLILAGAYLLAVPLAVLFYLKLRWYVASSFERSFMYFLVFFFFPGLLVLGPFVNFRPERRQIQE, encoded by the coding sequence ATGGTTGTAGCGCTACTGTATCTAATATTGGCTGGGGCTTACTTATTAGCAGTTCCCTTAGCAGTGTTGTTCTACCTAAAACTGCGATGGTATGTGGCTAGTTCCTTCGAGCGCAGCTTCATGTACTTCCTGGTATTCTTTTTCTTTCCTGGTCTGTTAGTCCTTGGTCCATTTGTGAATTTTAGACCTGAGCGACGACAGATTCAGGAGTAA
- a CDS encoding DUF3007 family protein — translation MRRIDAIGIGIGVFAAGGLAYIILQMAGLNSPEAGIWSQLLLVGGLIGWLFTYVFRVTSQKMTYHQQRQEYEEAYFQKRLEELTPEELAKIQAEIEQENKMKAKG, via the coding sequence ATGCGACGAATTGACGCTATTGGCATCGGTATCGGTGTATTTGCTGCCGGTGGGTTAGCATATATAATTTTGCAAATGGCTGGCTTAAATAGTCCCGAAGCAGGAATCTGGAGTCAACTGTTATTAGTTGGTGGTTTGATTGGCTGGTTGTTCACTTATGTTTTCCGAGTAACTAGTCAAAAGATGACTTACCATCAGCAGCGGCAAGAATACGAAGAAGCCTATTTCCAGAAAAGGTTAGAGGAATTAACCCCAGAAGAACTGGCAAAAATTCAAGCTGAGATTGAACAGGAAAACAAGATGAAGGCTAAAGGCTAA
- the trpA gene encoding tryptophan synthase subunit alpha gives MVSISDCFKSLRESGNCALIPFITAGDPDLETTAKALRVLDAAGADIIELGVPYSDPLADGPVIQAAATRALQRGTRLEQVLEIVERVSPTLRSPIILFTYYNPILNRGIQPFLQQLVRAGVAGLVVPDLPLEEAEGLLKPAAEYGIELTLLVAPTSSAERIEAIARQSQGFIYLVSVTGVTGMRSGLEMRVKDLLQQMRQVTDKPIGVGFGISQPEQAHQVRDWGADAVIVGSAVVKRLAESNPEQGLQAITDFCKSLKAAIASS, from the coding sequence ATGGTCTCAATTTCTGATTGCTTTAAATCCCTGCGTGAAAGCGGTAATTGTGCCCTGATTCCATTTATCACCGCTGGTGACCCGGATTTGGAGACAACGGCTAAGGCATTGCGGGTTCTAGATGCTGCTGGTGCAGACATCATTGAATTGGGTGTCCCCTACTCAGATCCTTTGGCGGATGGACCCGTGATTCAAGCGGCAGCAACCCGTGCGCTGCAACGGGGAACGAGATTGGAGCAGGTGCTGGAGATAGTGGAACGTGTAAGTCCCACCCTGCGATCGCCAATTATCCTCTTTACCTACTACAACCCAATTCTAAACCGAGGCATTCAGCCATTTTTACAACAACTGGTACGTGCTGGAGTGGCGGGATTGGTGGTGCCTGACTTACCACTAGAGGAAGCAGAAGGCTTGTTGAAACCCGCGGCTGAATATGGAATTGAGCTGACATTGTTGGTGGCTCCTACTAGTTCAGCTGAACGGATAGAAGCGATCGCCCGTCAGTCGCAGGGATTTATTTACCTAGTGAGTGTCACGGGTGTGACCGGGATGCGTTCGGGATTGGAAATGCGAGTCAAAGATCTGCTGCAACAGATGCGGCAAGTAACGGATAAACCTATTGGTGTGGGCTTTGGCATTTCTCAGCCAGAACAGGCTCATCAGGTAAGAGATTGGGGAGCAGATGCAGTTATTGTGGGTAGTGCTGTGGTGAAACGCTTGGCAGAGAGCAACCCAGAACAGGGATTGCAAGCGATCACAGATTTTTGTAAAAGTCTCAAGGCAGCGATCGCCTCTTCCTGA
- a CDS encoding methylenetetrahydrofolate reductase, producing MLNQTPLNSFRTAVQAGELLITAEVAPPKGGDPTQMVKMAQTLKGRVHAINITDGSRAVLRMCSVVASAILVQQGIEPICQIACRDRNRIGLQADLMGAHAIGIRNILALTGDPVKAGDHVDAKSVFDLESVRLLQLVCKMNHGFDCNDQPLSDGATDLFIGAAVDPQSPSWSGLQRRFDRKLEAGAQFFQSQLITDFERLEKFMDQIAAGSGKPILAGIFLLKSAKNAQFINRCVPGVNIPQHIIDRLAQAKDPLEEGMKIAAEQVQMARQLCQGVHMMAVKREDLIAQILDLAGIPPLTNHSLPFQPVVGR from the coding sequence ATGCTGAATCAAACTCCCTTAAACTCCTTCCGTACTGCCGTCCAAGCTGGTGAGTTGTTAATTACTGCTGAGGTTGCTCCTCCCAAAGGCGGCGACCCAACGCAGATGGTAAAAATGGCACAAACCCTCAAAGGGCGGGTGCATGCCATCAATATCACAGATGGCAGTCGAGCGGTGCTGCGGATGTGTTCGGTGGTAGCTTCGGCGATTTTGGTGCAGCAGGGGATTGAGCCGATTTGTCAGATAGCTTGCCGCGATCGCAACCGAATTGGATTGCAAGCTGACCTGATGGGGGCGCATGCGATCGGTATCCGCAATATCTTAGCCTTGACAGGCGATCCAGTGAAAGCGGGCGATCATGTCGATGCTAAGAGTGTGTTTGACCTAGAGTCGGTGCGGCTGCTGCAATTAGTCTGCAAAATGAATCACGGTTTTGACTGCAACGATCAACCCCTGAGTGATGGTGCTACAGACTTATTTATTGGTGCCGCCGTCGATCCGCAATCTCCCAGTTGGTCAGGTTTACAACGTCGTTTTGATCGCAAACTAGAGGCTGGGGCGCAGTTTTTCCAAAGCCAGCTGATTACTGATTTTGAGCGGTTGGAAAAGTTTATGGATCAAATTGCTGCTGGCAGTGGTAAGCCGATATTGGCTGGGATTTTCCTGCTCAAATCCGCTAAAAATGCTCAGTTTATCAATCGCTGTGTACCTGGTGTAAATATTCCTCAGCACATCATAGACCGACTGGCACAGGCAAAAGACCCGCTAGAGGAAGGCATGAAGATTGCTGCTGAGCAAGTCCAGATGGCTCGTCAGCTCTGCCAAGGTGTTCATATGATGGCGGTGAAGCGAGAAGATTTAATTGCTCAAATCCTGGATTTAGCTGGAATCCCACCACTGACAAATCACAGTTTACCCTTCCAGCCAGTAGTAGGAAGATGA
- the trpS gene encoding tryptophan--tRNA ligase, translated as MVSPRILSGVQPTGNLHLGNYLGAIRNWVEGQSQYENFFCVVDLHAITVPHKPETLAADTYTIAALYLACGIDLRYSNIFVQSHVSAHSELTWLLNCITPLNWLEDMIQFKEKAVKQGENVNVGLLDYPVLMAADILLYRADKVPVGEDQKQHLELTRDIAARFNYQFCREKPVLKLPEPLIRAEGARVMSLTDGTRKMSKSDPSDFSRINLLDTPETIQQKIKRCKTDSIRGMTFDDPERPECNNLLTLYMLLSGKSKQEVAIECQDMGWGQFKSLLTETTIAALKPIQEKYQAIMNDQGYLESVLRDGRQQAEAIANDTLSQVKAAMGYSVPL; from the coding sequence ATGGTAAGTCCGCGCATTCTATCTGGGGTTCAACCAACCGGCAATCTCCATCTAGGCAACTATCTGGGAGCAATTCGTAACTGGGTGGAAGGGCAGAGTCAGTACGAAAATTTCTTCTGTGTGGTAGATTTACACGCAATTACTGTACCGCACAAGCCAGAAACACTGGCGGCTGATACTTATACGATCGCAGCCCTTTACTTAGCCTGTGGCATTGACTTGAGATACTCCAACATTTTCGTCCAATCTCACGTGTCTGCCCACAGCGAATTGACTTGGCTACTTAACTGTATTACACCGCTCAACTGGCTAGAAGACATGATCCAGTTCAAGGAAAAAGCAGTCAAACAAGGAGAAAATGTCAATGTTGGGTTACTGGACTATCCCGTGTTAATGGCGGCAGATATTTTGCTCTACCGAGCGGACAAAGTGCCAGTGGGCGAAGACCAAAAGCAACATCTGGAACTGACGCGAGATATTGCTGCACGGTTTAACTACCAGTTTTGTCGGGAAAAGCCAGTTTTGAAGTTGCCAGAGCCACTGATTCGCGCTGAAGGCGCAAGAGTGATGAGTCTGACTGATGGCACTCGCAAAATGTCCAAGTCTGATCCTTCAGATTTCAGCCGGATTAACTTACTAGACACGCCCGAAACAATTCAACAAAAAATTAAACGCTGCAAAACTGACTCGATTCGAGGTATGACGTTTGATGACCCAGAGCGACCTGAGTGTAATAATTTATTAACACTGTATATGTTGCTCTCTGGTAAGTCCAAGCAAGAAGTGGCAATTGAGTGCCAAGATATGGGATGGGGGCAATTTAAATCTTTATTGACAGAGACTACGATCGCTGCTCTCAAGCCAATCCAAGAAAAGTATCAAGCCATAATGAACGACCAAGGCTATCTGGAGTCGGTGCTACGGGATGGCAGGCAACAGGCAGAAGCGATCGCCAACGACACTCTCAGCCAGGTAAAAGCGGCTATGGGTTATTCTGTACCTTTGTAA
- a CDS encoding B12-binding domain-containing radical SAM protein, translating into MKALLLYPLFPKSFWSYDRFMQMASLKAVIPPLGIITVASMLPEDWEIRFYDRNVSLETDADWDWCDIVILSAMLVQKPDFHALICKAVKLGKKVAVGGPYPTSVPQDALASGADYLILDEGELTIPQFLAAIAQGEPRGVFRATEKPDVTLSPMPRFDLLKQDAYYAMAIQFSRGCPFNCEFCDIINLYGRKPRTKEPGQTLAELQTLYDVGWRGPIFMVDDNFIGNQRNVKRLLRELIPWMQARNYPFTFITEASVNLAEDDELMELMIQAGFYAVFLGIETPDEDSLKVTRKLQNTRSPLVEACRKINQVGLLIYAGFIIGFDGEQAGAGERIQAFVEATNIPQPMLGVLQALPNTALWQRLQTEGRLHQSNGVDIVEVGNPQNSLMNFSPTRPITEIAGEYVQAIWTMYEPKNYLKRCLEQCLNITVPAVKRPYMHFSLSKGLLLLSRLVWHQGIRRPEIRVQFWRQLWIILRQKPQFFSMYLGLCAAGEHFFEYRVLTKERINQQLNQLGYEPIVYSPALPEPVMVPVKS; encoded by the coding sequence ATGAAAGCACTATTGCTCTACCCACTCTTTCCCAAGTCCTTTTGGTCCTATGACCGATTCATGCAAATGGCAAGCCTCAAAGCTGTCATTCCACCGCTAGGCATTATCACGGTAGCGTCGATGTTGCCTGAAGATTGGGAAATTCGGTTTTATGACCGTAACGTCAGTCTAGAAACTGATGCTGACTGGGACTGGTGTGACATTGTGATTCTTTCTGCCATGCTAGTCCAAAAACCTGACTTCCACGCCCTGATCTGTAAGGCAGTAAAGCTGGGAAAAAAAGTGGCAGTAGGTGGACCTTATCCAACATCTGTTCCTCAAGATGCGCTGGCTTCAGGCGCTGACTATTTAATTCTCGATGAAGGGGAACTTACAATTCCTCAGTTTTTGGCGGCGATCGCTCAAGGAGAGCCGCGGGGTGTTTTTCGAGCTACCGAGAAGCCGGATGTGACTCTCAGTCCAATGCCTCGTTTTGACCTATTGAAGCAGGATGCCTACTACGCGATGGCAATCCAGTTTTCGCGCGGTTGTCCCTTTAACTGCGAATTTTGTGACATTATCAACCTCTACGGTCGCAAACCACGTACCAAGGAACCCGGTCAGACCTTAGCCGAGCTGCAAACATTGTATGACGTGGGCTGGCGGGGACCCATCTTCATGGTAGATGACAATTTTATCGGTAATCAGCGTAACGTCAAACGCTTGCTCAGAGAGTTGATCCCCTGGATGCAAGCACGTAATTATCCCTTTACATTTATCACTGAAGCTTCGGTAAATTTAGCTGAAGACGATGAGCTAATGGAACTGATGATTCAAGCTGGTTTCTATGCCGTATTCTTAGGGATCGAAACCCCTGATGAAGACAGCCTGAAGGTAACCCGCAAGCTGCAAAACACCCGCAGTCCTTTGGTAGAAGCCTGCCGTAAAATCAACCAGGTCGGACTGCTAATCTATGCGGGATTTATTATCGGTTTTGATGGCGAGCAAGCGGGTGCTGGTGAAAGAATTCAAGCCTTTGTAGAAGCAACTAACATACCTCAGCCAATGCTTGGAGTTTTGCAAGCCTTACCGAACACTGCTCTGTGGCAACGTCTACAAACAGAAGGACGTTTACATCAATCGAACGGCGTTGATATTGTTGAGGTGGGCAATCCTCAAAATTCTTTAATGAACTTCTCCCCTACCCGTCCTATTACCGAAATTGCTGGGGAATATGTACAGGCAATTTGGACGATGTATGAACCTAAGAATTATCTCAAGCGCTGCTTAGAACAATGCCTCAACATCACCGTACCTGCGGTCAAAAGACCCTATATGCATTTCTCCCTTAGCAAAGGTCTATTGCTATTGAGCCGCTTGGTCTGGCACCAGGGTATACGGCGACCTGAAATTCGAGTTCAGTTTTGGCGGCAACTCTGGATAATTCTGCGCCAAAAACCACAATTCTTTAGTATGTACTTGGGATTGTGTGCAGCAGGAGAGCATTTCTTTGAATATCGAGTCTTGACCAAAGAACGGATTAATCAGCAACTTAACCAACTGGGCTATGAGCCGATCGTCTACTCTCCTGCTTTGCCAGAACCAGTAATGGTGCCAGTCAAGTCATAA
- a CDS encoding ISKra4 family transposase (programmed frameshift), with product MTPEQQQALQEHVQAIAKILYDDTPAEQLTTLAGIEQAVRSQMQKHVMPEVGGFFIATTTGTSAGYQRRVKSILGELPITSGQAQKLEVRGHTQLSPYLETCCLRVSANVSYQHAAEDIEYFTGMAVSKSVQQRLVHRQDFVLPKSQVTVEELSVDGGNIRIRTPEGEACSWKGYKAACLHEPAEVAASFGDNTVVIDWVNAQPLAPVLTCIGDGHDGIWNIVAQLTPSTQRREVLDWFHLMENLHKIGVSLKRLNQAETLLWQGRVEAAKALFTNCQLQPAQNFCEYLNKHRHRIINYQYHQAEQICSIGSGAVESTVKQIDRRTKISGAQWKEDNVPQVLAHRCAYLNQLIST from the exons ATGACTCCTGAACAACAGCAAGCCCTTCAAGAGCATGTCCAAGCCATTGCTAAGATTTTGTATGATGATACGCCAGCTGAGCAATTGACAACTCTGGCAGGGATTGAGCAGGCGGTGCGAAGTCAAATGCAGAAGCATGTGATGCCGGAGGTAGGGG GTTTTTTTATCGCAACTACCACAGGCACAAGCGCAGGCTACCAACGACGAGTTAAAAGCATCCTGGGAGAACTCCCCATCACGAGCGGACAAGCCCAAAAGTTAGAGGTGCGAGGGCACACTCAATTAAGTCCGTATCTCGAAACTTGTTGCTTGCGGGTAAGTGCGAATGTGTCTTACCAACATGCGGCAGAGGACATCGAATATTTCACGGGGATGGCGGTGTCGAAGAGTGTGCAACAGCGATTGGTTCATCGTCAGGACTTTGTCCTGCCTAAATCGCAAGTAACGGTTGAGGAACTCAGTGTTGATGGAGGCAATATTCGCATTCGCACTCCTGAGGGAGAAGCTTGTAGCTGGAAAGGTTACAAAGCTGCCTGCTTGCATGAACCAGCGGAGGTTGCTGCTTCGTTTGGGGACAATACCGTGGTAATTGATTGGGTCAACGCTCAACCGTTAGCCCCCGTACTCACCTGTATTGGCGATGGACATGATGGGATTTGGAACATTGTTGCTCAGTTGACTCCAAGCACTCAGCGGCGGGAGGTATTAGACTGGTTTCACTTGATGGAAAACTTGCACAAGATCGGCGTTTCCCTCAAACGCCTCAATCAAGCAGAAACTCTGCTTTGGCAAGGACGGGTAGAAGCAGCAAAAGCTTTATTTACAAACTGTCAACTTCAGCCAGCTCAGAACTTTTGTGAGTATCTCAACAAGCATCGCCACCGCATCATCAATTATCAGTATCATCAAGCCGAGCAGATTTGTTCGATTGGTTCTGGGGCGGTGGAGTCAACGGTCAAGCAAATTGATCGACGAACTAAAATCTCAGGGGCGCAGTGGAAGGAAGATAATGTTCCTCAAGTTTTGGCTCATCGTTGTGCCTACCTTAATCAGCTAATCTCTACTTGA
- a CDS encoding esterase-like activity of phytase family protein, with translation MQSRKSKLARVILSGLFALFSFIITSCSAPVITQERVFLDLSLDFLGEYKLPKTDVLDTPVGGLSAITYDRRSDRFYTVCNDQSGSAPARFYTLKLALDPTVTEKIGIQKIDIESVTFLTDQEGKPYTKRSISPKGIALTPQKTLFISGYSAAGDLIAPFVQEFDTNSGQMLQSLPIPERYLPDASDEKEPTKGIQQTSAFASLTFNPTGTIPTSGEPINLFTATSSALVQDREPLGSEKGAKSRILQYLIGYGSPVLIAEYFYPLDPTLGSANSLVELISVDHGGHFLSLERSREELSFKQKIFQITTGGATDTSRINSLKGEIRGIQPVKKKLLLDLNELSIPLDNLQAMTLGPRLPDGTQSLLLVSDDNFNDQQTTQFLLFRLNSSRLA, from the coding sequence GTGCAAAGCAGGAAATCCAAACTGGCTAGAGTCATTTTGAGTGGCTTGTTCGCGCTGTTTAGTTTTATAATCACGTCCTGTAGTGCTCCAGTAATTACACAAGAGCGAGTATTTCTTGACCTATCCTTGGACTTTTTAGGGGAGTATAAGCTGCCTAAAACAGATGTTTTGGATACGCCAGTTGGGGGATTATCAGCAATTACATATGACAGACGAAGCGATCGCTTCTACACCGTCTGTAATGACCAGAGCGGATCAGCTCCTGCCCGGTTTTATACTCTCAAACTTGCCCTTGATCCCACCGTAACCGAAAAAATAGGCATCCAGAAAATCGACATAGAATCCGTCACCTTTCTGACTGACCAAGAGGGTAAGCCCTATACCAAAAGAAGTATTTCTCCCAAAGGTATCGCCTTAACTCCTCAAAAAACCCTATTTATTTCTGGCTATAGTGCTGCTGGTGATCTAATCGCTCCTTTCGTACAGGAATTTGACACCAACTCTGGGCAAATGCTTCAAAGCCTACCCATACCAGAGCGCTATCTTCCCGACGCATCTGATGAAAAGGAGCCTACTAAAGGTATCCAACAAACAAGTGCATTTGCCTCCTTAACTTTTAACCCCACTGGCACCATCCCTACAAGTGGTGAACCGATCAACCTATTTACTGCCACCTCTTCAGCTCTGGTGCAGGATCGAGAGCCACTTGGTTCTGAAAAGGGAGCCAAATCCCGGATTTTGCAATATTTAATTGGCTATGGCTCGCCTGTTCTAATTGCTGAGTATTTCTACCCCCTAGATCCAACTCTTGGTAGCGCCAATAGCTTAGTGGAACTAATATCTGTGGACCACGGCGGTCATTTCCTCAGCCTAGAGCGCTCTAGAGAGGAGTTGAGCTTCAAACAAAAGATTTTTCAAATCACAACTGGCGGCGCAACTGACACTTCAAGAATTAATAGTCTCAAGGGTGAAATTAGAGGCATCCAACCAGTCAAGAAAAAGTTGCTGTTAGACTTGAACGAGTTGAGTATTCCTCTAGACAACCTGCAAGCAATGACTCTTGGTCCTCGCTTGCCGGATGGTACGCAGAGCTTACTTTTGGTTAGTGATGATAATTTTAACGACCAGCAGACAACGCAATTTCTCTTGTTTCGTCTGAATTCTAGTAGGCTGGCATGA
- a CDS encoding MraY family glycosyltransferase translates to MNLYSFLQSLGIANPSGTGWLAVMFTFVLAWGVTWRLMPAVRSFALRVGWADQPNERRLNREPLPNAGGLVIYAGVLAALVLATLLRPIVIEGVLAEVLTILLGGSILVLVGFIDDQFGLPPWVRLLTQILTALLLIASGIRIEATLGTPIDPILSMLLTILWVVGITNAINLMDGMDGLAGGVSFITAMSLLAVSAQFETRAAATLLLAALGGGALGFLRHNFHPSHIIMGDAGAYFFGYVLAATSILGNLKVNTVFALVPPVLFLLLPVLDTSQVFLLRLMAGKNPLSTPGKDHLHHRLLARGLSQRNTALTLWTITLGSNWLAMKLQGMTLVATLVTIGTIIVLLGFTVWQRIRAVPRKGAL, encoded by the coding sequence ATGAACTTGTACAGCTTCCTTCAGTCCCTCGGCATTGCCAACCCCAGCGGCACCGGCTGGTTGGCAGTGATGTTTACCTTTGTACTAGCCTGGGGAGTTACTTGGCGTTTGATGCCAGCAGTACGCTCATTTGCCTTGCGGGTCGGTTGGGCTGACCAACCCAACGAACGGCGGCTCAATCGAGAACCTTTGCCCAATGCGGGAGGCTTGGTGATCTACGCTGGCGTACTAGCTGCACTAGTACTAGCTACCCTTTTAAGACCGATTGTGATCGAAGGCGTATTGGCTGAGGTACTGACTATTTTGCTGGGAGGTTCGATTTTAGTGCTTGTGGGCTTTATCGACGACCAGTTCGGTTTACCTCCTTGGGTTCGCTTGTTGACCCAGATTCTCACAGCACTTTTACTGATTGCTAGCGGCATCCGCATTGAAGCTACCTTAGGTACCCCCATCGACCCCATACTCTCAATGTTGCTCACAATACTTTGGGTGGTAGGGATCACAAATGCGATTAACTTAATGGATGGAATGGACGGATTGGCAGGAGGAGTCAGCTTTATCACCGCGATGAGCCTTTTGGCAGTTTCGGCTCAATTTGAAACTCGGGCAGCGGCAACGTTACTCTTGGCCGCACTCGGCGGTGGAGCACTCGGCTTTTTACGGCACAACTTTCACCCCTCACATATCATTATGGGTGATGCCGGAGCTTACTTTTTTGGCTACGTGCTAGCCGCTACTAGCATTTTGGGCAACCTTAAAGTAAACACAGTATTTGCACTAGTTCCCCCGGTTCTGTTTTTACTCTTGCCAGTGCTGGACACCTCTCAAGTGTTTTTGCTGCGACTGATGGCAGGTAAAAATCCCCTTAGTACCCCAGGTAAAGACCATTTACACCACCGTTTACTGGCTAGGGGGCTTTCTCAGCGCAATACGGCGCTGACCCTTTGGACAATTACCTTGGGTTCCAACTGGCTAGCGATGAAACTGCAAGGCATGACCTTAGTGGCAACACTCGTCACTATCGGTACCATCATTGTCCTTTTAGGCTTTACCGTCTGGCAGAGGATACGGGCAGTGCCAAGGAAAGGAGCTTTGTAA
- the psbD gene encoding photosystem II D2 protein (photosystem q(a) protein), with protein sequence MTIAVGRAPSSRGWFDAIDDWLKRDRFVFIGWSGLLLFPCAYMALGGWLTGTTFVTSWYTHGIASSYLEGCNFLTVAVSTPANTMGHSLLFLWGPEAQWDFTRWCQLGGLWTFVALHGAFALIGFMLRQFEISRLVGIRPYNAIAFSAPIAVFVSVFLLYPLGQSGWFFAPSFGVAAIFRFILFVQGFHNFTLNPFHMMGVAGVLGGALLCAIHGATVENTLFEDGDSSSTFRAFNPTQAEETYSMVTANRFWSQIFGIAFSNKRWLHFFMLFVPVTGLWMASVGIVGLALNLRAYDFVSQELRAAEDPEFETFYTKNILLNEGIRAWMAPQDQPHEQFQFPEEVLPRGNAL encoded by the coding sequence ATGACCATCGCAGTTGGACGCGCACCCAGTAGTAGAGGGTGGTTTGATGCCATAGACGACTGGTTAAAGCGCGATCGCTTCGTATTTATCGGCTGGTCGGGATTACTATTATTTCCCTGCGCCTACATGGCATTAGGGGGATGGCTGACAGGCACAACGTTTGTCACATCATGGTACACCCACGGCATCGCCAGTTCCTACCTAGAAGGATGCAACTTCCTAACAGTAGCAGTATCAACCCCAGCTAACACAATGGGACACTCACTGCTATTCTTGTGGGGACCAGAAGCACAGTGGGACTTCACTCGCTGGTGCCAACTAGGGGGACTGTGGACATTCGTTGCCTTACACGGAGCATTTGCCCTAATCGGGTTTATGCTGCGGCAATTTGAAATTTCGCGCTTAGTGGGGATTCGCCCCTATAACGCGATTGCCTTCAGCGCGCCGATTGCGGTATTTGTCAGCGTGTTCTTACTCTACCCGCTCGGACAATCAGGCTGGTTTTTTGCCCCCAGCTTTGGAGTAGCGGCAATTTTCCGCTTCATCCTGTTCGTGCAAGGGTTCCATAACTTTACGCTCAACCCCTTCCACATGATGGGAGTTGCAGGAGTATTAGGTGGAGCATTGCTGTGTGCGATTCATGGTGCGACCGTGGAAAACACCTTGTTTGAAGATGGGGATAGTTCCAGCACTTTCCGTGCCTTCAACCCCACCCAAGCGGAAGAAACCTACTCAATGGTGACGGCTAACCGCTTCTGGTCGCAGATCTTTGGCATTGCCTTCTCCAACAAGCGCTGGCTGCACTTCTTCATGCTGTTTGTGCCAGTTACAGGTTTGTGGATGGCAAGCGTCGGCATCGTCGGCTTGGCGTTGAACTTGCGGGCGTATGACTTCGTCTCCCAAGAGTTGCGCGCCGCGGAAGACCCAGAGTTTGAAACGTTCTATACCAAAAACATTCTGCTGAATGAGGGCATCCGTGCTTGGATGGCTCCTCAAGATCAGCCTCACGAGCAATTCCAATTCCCTGAGGAAGTTCTTCCTCGCGGTAACGCTCTGTAA